A stretch of Bacillus pseudomycoides DNA encodes these proteins:
- the cls gene encoding cardiolipin synthase produces the protein MVFLSLLLIGLVIWVSLDLLLGRKYHLKKIKPRPFPLRRSNFKLYTWGTNLYNDLFLDIQEAKHHIHILFFIVKNDEISQTFLQLLTEKAKQGIEVRLLLDRIGSHHLSDESIRSLRQHGVFFSYCHKIKIPFLFFSANQRNHRKITIIDGKIGYIGGFNIGEEYLGHDPELGLWRDYHLRLTGDGVQDLQKQFLHDWRDDTNEDLLEEASFFPKQPPGPIVHRFIPTDGAYLQETFVSLIESAKEELYIGTPYFLPGKIVMNALLQAKKRGVRITILVPKKADHPLVREAKLPYCRKLMKAGCNIYEFQQGFFHAKIIMVDNHTCDIGTANFDMRSLYVNHEINCLLYDSAFIQEIKVQISKDIEGSTLLTWKDVSSLSLVDKGKEWIGTLLAFFL, from the coding sequence ATGGTCTTTTTATCTCTCTTACTAATAGGCTTAGTCATATGGGTCTCACTCGACCTTTTGCTCGGAAGAAAATATCATTTAAAAAAAATAAAGCCCCGTCCTTTTCCTTTACGACGCAGCAATTTTAAATTGTATACATGGGGAACAAATTTATATAATGATTTATTTCTGGATATACAGGAGGCAAAGCATCATATACATATTTTATTTTTCATTGTCAAAAATGATGAAATTAGCCAAACCTTTTTACAACTTCTTACTGAAAAAGCAAAACAAGGTATAGAAGTACGTCTCCTTCTCGATCGTATAGGAAGCCATCATTTATCAGACGAATCCATTCGCTCACTCCGGCAACACGGTGTATTTTTTTCATATTGTCATAAAATCAAGATCCCTTTTCTCTTTTTTTCTGCAAACCAAAGAAATCATAGAAAAATTACGATTATCGATGGAAAAATTGGCTATATTGGAGGATTCAACATCGGAGAAGAATATTTAGGGCACGATCCAGAACTTGGACTTTGGCGTGATTATCATTTACGCCTGACTGGAGACGGCGTACAAGATTTACAAAAACAATTTTTGCACGATTGGCGCGATGATACAAATGAAGATTTACTAGAAGAAGCGTCATTTTTTCCCAAACAACCACCAGGTCCTATAGTGCACCGCTTTATCCCAACAGATGGTGCCTATTTACAGGAAACATTTGTATCACTTATTGAAAGCGCAAAAGAAGAATTATACATTGGGACGCCCTACTTCCTTCCGGGAAAAATAGTAATGAATGCATTATTACAAGCAAAAAAACGAGGTGTTCGCATTACGATTCTCGTTCCTAAAAAAGCAGATCACCCACTCGTTCGCGAAGCTAAATTACCATACTGCCGGAAATTGATGAAGGCAGGGTGTAACATTTATGAATTTCAACAAGGTTTTTTTCATGCAAAAATTATTATGGTAGATAATCATACTTGTGATATCGGAACAGCTAATTTTGATATGAGGAGTTTATATGTCAATCATGAAATAAATTGTCTCCTGTATGACTCAGCTTTTATACAAGAAATTAAGGTGCAAATTAGCAAAGATATTGAAGGATCTACATTGCTTACTTGGAAAGATGTTTCCTCTCTCTCCCTTGTCGATAAAGGAAAAGAATGGATTGGGACGTTACTAGCGTTTTTCTTATGA
- the uvsE gene encoding UV DNA damage repair endonuclease UvsE, producing MIMRFGYVSHAVALWDCSPAKTMTFTTWKKLGKQEREEKLYNITMQNLMHTLRILHYNIAHEIPLYRLSSSIVPLATHPEVDFDYIDIFTPFWRKMGELIREHNLRVSFHPNQFTLFTSEKPHITNNAVLDMTYHYNVLDAMGLADSSYINIHIGGAYGNKEKALLRFHENLKKLSFHIKQQMTLENDDKTYTASETLAVCKLERIPFVFDYHHHMANLCDEPLEALLPAIFKTWDHTNTIPKVHISSPKSEKEFRSHANYIDTAFINSFLHIAKAVNQDFDIMIESKQKDLALFQLVDELASIRGMKRISSATLQW from the coding sequence ATGATTATGCGCTTTGGGTATGTCTCACATGCAGTCGCTTTGTGGGACTGCTCCCCTGCTAAAACAATGACATTTACAACGTGGAAAAAGCTTGGTAAACAGGAACGAGAAGAAAAATTATATAATATTACAATGCAAAATCTTATGCATACATTACGTATCCTGCATTACAATATCGCACATGAAATTCCATTATACCGATTATCATCTTCTATCGTCCCACTCGCAACCCATCCTGAAGTTGATTTTGATTATATCGATATATTTACACCCTTTTGGCGTAAGATGGGGGAATTAATTCGAGAGCATAACTTACGAGTCAGCTTTCATCCAAATCAGTTCACATTATTTACAAGTGAAAAACCTCATATTACAAATAATGCGGTTTTAGATATGACATATCACTATAACGTATTAGATGCAATGGGATTAGCAGACTCTTCCTACATTAATATCCATATTGGAGGTGCATACGGCAACAAAGAGAAAGCTTTACTACGCTTTCATGAAAACTTAAAAAAGCTCTCTTTCCATATCAAGCAGCAAATGACACTTGAAAATGATGATAAAACATATACAGCTTCTGAAACATTAGCCGTTTGTAAGCTAGAAAGAATCCCTTTTGTATTTGATTATCATCATCACATGGCAAATCTTTGTGATGAACCGTTAGAAGCACTACTACCAGCTATTTTCAAAACGTGGGATCATACAAATACCATTCCTAAGGTTCATATTTCTTCACCAAAATCAGAGAAGGAATTCAGATCCCACGCTAATTATATTGATACTGCATTTATAAATTCCTTTTTACATATTGCCAAAGCAGTAAATCAAGATTTTGACATTATGATTGAGAGTAAGCAAAAAGATTTAGCACTTTTTCAGTTAGTAGATGAACTTGCTTCTATAAGAGGAATGAAACGAATAAGCAGTGCAACGTTACAATGGTAA
- a CDS encoding quorum-sensing peptide PapR, with protein sequence MKKILACGLMAMAMLAGIAFGVSQDHALTNQQEQVQLASDMPFEH encoded by the coding sequence ATGAAAAAAATTCTTGCATGCGGTTTAATGGCAATGGCAATGCTAGCTGGTATTGCATTCGGAGTGAGTCAAGATCACGCATTAACAAATCAACAGGAACAAGTACAATTAGCTTCAGATATGCCATTTGAACATTAA